The following proteins are encoded in a genomic region of Terriglobales bacterium:
- a CDS encoding helix-turn-helix transcriptional regulator: MNSGERIRQLREERLMKPDDVERASRSIAEISASMEYYISETSLGEMENGSAPSIYKICSLARCFKIPYEQLLLIFGIDVKAEWQESNRHRVPVPSARQRANSQSITLRPIELSKDGVDFRLNFNAQISLKETHLLSPHPRRWGNIPAALRKRLHPTHFRYAWIGLKDDTMADILPPGSLIEIDKKQTEIQRSPWKSLRERPLYLVRHASGYSCCWCQLEGNELTLIPHLLSQRHAMHFKTPQQAAVIGRVVNAWMPRQLHNMRTESVDNYSLAPYSTQNYSSGFTAMFESGRID, from the coding sequence ATGAATTCTGGGGAACGCATCCGGCAACTTCGCGAAGAACGGTTGATGAAACCGGACGACGTTGAACGCGCCAGCCGTTCAATTGCCGAGATCAGCGCGAGCATGGAGTATTACATCTCAGAGACGAGCCTGGGCGAGATGGAAAACGGCTCAGCCCCGAGTATCTATAAAATCTGCAGCCTTGCGAGATGCTTCAAAATTCCCTACGAGCAACTGCTTCTGATCTTCGGAATTGACGTAAAAGCCGAATGGCAGGAAAGCAACCGCCACAGGGTTCCGGTTCCATCAGCGCGGCAAAGGGCGAATTCGCAATCCATTACTCTGAGGCCTATTGAACTAAGTAAAGACGGCGTCGATTTTCGCTTGAACTTCAATGCCCAGATCAGCCTGAAAGAGACGCATTTGCTAAGTCCTCATCCCAGGCGGTGGGGCAACATACCCGCGGCGCTGCGCAAGCGGCTGCATCCGACTCACTTCCGTTATGCATGGATTGGATTAAAAGACGACACCATGGCCGATATCCTGCCTCCAGGATCACTGATTGAAATTGATAAAAAGCAAACAGAGATACAGCGCTCCCCGTGGAAGTCTTTGCGCGAGCGGCCGCTCTATCTTGTCCGTCATGCAAGCGGCTATAGCTGCTGCTGGTGCCAGTTGGAAGGGAACGAACTCACGCTTATTCCTCATCTCCTTTCGCAGCGCCACGCAATGCATTTCAAGACACCACAGCAAGCGGCCGTCATAGGCAGAGTAGTCAATGCGTGGATGCCTCGGCAGTTGCACAATATGCGCACAGAATCAGTTGATAACTACTCCTTAGCCCCATATTCGACCCAAAATTACAGTTCGGGGTTCACCGCGATGTTCGAATCCGGACGAATTGACTGA
- a CDS encoding protein-disulfide reductase DsbD domain-containing protein — translation MDLIAENASIAPGHSFQAGLKFNLEKSWHVYWINPGDSGEPPKVEWKLPPGFQADAIEWPTPARLPISKLMDYGYEDQVLLMMRIHPPANLKPGTTTQLAATVKWLVCREVCISGHGEVSLTLPVSSETPKPSANQDLFTRTKASLPLPPPRSWRQSAVASKDDFVLTIRTGKRVANAIFFPREAEQIENAAPQQVHSDLTGVRIDLKKSEQLLKPITRLRGVVVLDGRGYEVNAPVVSRAGQSSAP, via the coding sequence GTGGATTTAATTGCGGAAAATGCCTCGATTGCTCCCGGGCACAGCTTCCAGGCCGGTTTGAAATTCAATCTGGAAAAGAGCTGGCATGTCTATTGGATCAACCCCGGCGATTCGGGCGAGCCTCCTAAGGTGGAGTGGAAGCTGCCCCCAGGATTTCAAGCCGATGCGATTGAATGGCCTACGCCGGCACGCCTGCCGATTTCCAAGCTGATGGATTATGGATATGAAGATCAAGTGCTTCTGATGATGCGCATTCATCCGCCGGCAAATTTGAAACCGGGCACAACCACTCAGCTTGCTGCCACCGTGAAGTGGCTGGTATGCCGTGAGGTCTGCATCTCTGGCCACGGAGAAGTTTCGTTGACGCTGCCGGTTTCGAGCGAGACTCCAAAGCCCTCGGCCAATCAGGACCTATTTACTAGGACCAAAGCAAGTTTGCCTCTGCCGCCGCCGCGAAGTTGGAGACAATCGGCAGTTGCGAGCAAAGATGATTTTGTTTTGACCATACGGACAGGGAAGCGGGTTGCGAACGCAATTTTCTTTCCTCGGGAAGCCGAACAAATTGAGAATGCAGCCCCGCAGCAAGTCCACTCCGATCTAACTGGAGTTCGTATTGACTTGAAAAAATCAGAGCAATTGCTGAAACCGATTACTCGTCTGCGAGGAGTCGTAGTGCTTGATGGCCGAGGATATGAGGTCAACGCTCCCGTGGTCTCTCGTGCCGGACAAAGTAGCGCGCCCTGA
- a CDS encoding redoxin domain-containing protein: protein MRRYSTGLILSLLTLFSLCAFAARVGESAPDFAATDSNGRVQKLSDYKGKYVVLEWTNKGCPFTRKHYDSGNMQKLQKEWTQKGVVWFTVVSSAPGSQGYVTAAEENDYVKRMNTTPTAVLLDPKGDLGHLFAAKTTPHMFIIDPSGKLIYNGAIDDHPTTDVSDINSSKNYVSTALEQAIAGKPVAEAATRPYGCSVKYAD, encoded by the coding sequence ATGAGACGCTATTCAACCGGTTTGATCCTAAGTTTGCTCACCCTTTTTTCACTGTGTGCATTCGCAGCCCGGGTAGGCGAGTCAGCACCCGACTTCGCCGCCACCGACAGCAATGGCAGAGTGCAGAAGCTTTCCGACTATAAGGGAAAGTATGTTGTCCTGGAGTGGACCAACAAGGGATGTCCCTTCACCCGCAAGCACTATGACAGCGGCAACATGCAGAAGCTCCAGAAGGAGTGGACGCAGAAGGGTGTAGTCTGGTTTACCGTAGTTTCTTCCGCGCCGGGAAGCCAGGGTTACGTGACCGCCGCCGAAGAAAATGATTATGTGAAGCGAATGAATACCACGCCCACGGCGGTTCTGCTCGATCCCAAGGGCGATTTGGGGCACCTCTTCGCAGCCAAAACAACTCCGCACATGTTCATTATTGATCCCAGCGGAAAGCTGATCTATAACGGCGCGATTGACGATCATCCCACCACGGATGTCTCCGATATCAACAGCTCAAAGAATTACGTCTCCACTGCATTGGAGCAGGCGATAGCAGGCAAGCCGGTCGCCGAGGCTGCCACACGTCCCTACGGTTGCTCAGTGAAGTACGCCGACTAA
- a CDS encoding CPBP family intramembrane glutamic endopeptidase: MKVLSREFIEVAGVFSLIIIALWTPRYAAIFMIAAAIWILIATLTSPRSASELGVGRIGLRKSVWIAVSGALLAAAILGAGAIEGTLHTFPWLPRPLLHSGVYAVWALVQQFITLSFFFIRFERLLASGTKAVVTTALLFSAVHIPNWVLLVATAMMGLVFAEIFRRYRNIYWLGVAHALLGIALAMALPDALHHQMNVGVAYLSYPGQ, translated from the coding sequence GTGAAAGTACTTAGCCGAGAATTTATTGAAGTTGCCGGAGTTTTCTCCCTCATCATAATTGCGTTGTGGACCCCAAGGTACGCCGCCATTTTCATGATCGCGGCAGCAATTTGGATCCTTATTGCCACTCTTACCAGTCCCCGCAGCGCCTCTGAGCTCGGCGTCGGGCGCATAGGACTAAGAAAGTCAGTCTGGATTGCGGTTTCCGGAGCTTTGCTGGCCGCCGCCATCCTGGGTGCGGGCGCTATCGAGGGAACCCTGCATACTTTTCCCTGGCTGCCGCGTCCTCTTCTGCACAGCGGCGTCTATGCTGTGTGGGCCCTGGTGCAGCAGTTTATTACGCTATCGTTTTTCTTTATCCGCTTTGAGCGCCTGCTGGCCAGCGGCACCAAGGCCGTTGTCACCACCGCACTCCTGTTCAGCGCGGTTCATATACCCAACTGGGTCCTGCTGGTCGCTACCGCGATGATGGGGTTGGTGTTCGCCGAAATCTTCCGTCGCTACCGGAACATCTACTGGCTCGGTGTCGCCCACGCCCTGCTCGGAATCGCGTTGGCCATGGCCCTGCCCGACGCCCTTCACCACCAGATGAATGTTGGCGTGGCGTACCTGAGTTATCCCGGACAGTAG
- a CDS encoding CocE/NonD family hydrolase, which yields MIRNRVRCFVHVASFLLMALPVLGQSSPPPATYPDLPSETPAKLEPVTDSFDYIRRVEMIPMRDGVKLHTVILIPKGAKDAPILLTRTPYNADELTSHDARGSGETGALSSHLAPMLVGYDNATEVIIEGGYIRVVQDVRGKYGSEGDYVMNRPLHGPQNPTPVDHATDTYDTIDWLVKNIPESNGRVGILGISYDGFLPLMALVNPHPALKVSVPMNPMVDGWMGDDWFHNGAFRQQNMPYIYEQEATHKNDAKWWSSNYDDYDMFMQAGSAGELGRRRGLEQVGFWRKILAHPTYDAWWRDQAVDKVLAEQPLKVPVMLVHSLWDQEDIYGAIAVYKAIKPKDTNNDKVFLVMGPWHHGQEIGDGSALGALKFNSDTALYFRQNILRPFLDHYLKSDAPKSDVAPVNAFETGTNTWRQLPAWPAGCSSGCTIKPTPLYLSAGLKLSFAAPKAGDAAFDEYISDPAKPVPFRARPIQPVAYGADYSWRRWLVDDQREASGRPDVLAFVSDVLSEPVKISGQPIVNLMASTSGTDSDWVVKVIDVYPDEVAGHAPLGGYQLMVSADIFRGRYRESLETPKPIASDKPLLYHFALPTANHVFLPSHKIMVQIQSSWFPLYDRNPQTFVQSIFWAKPEDYRKATQRIYHAPGQASFIELPVVATP from the coding sequence ATGATTCGCAATCGAGTTCGTTGCTTCGTGCATGTTGCTTCGTTCTTACTGATGGCCTTGCCTGTCCTCGGGCAGAGCTCACCGCCGCCGGCAACGTATCCAGACCTGCCGAGCGAGACACCGGCGAAGCTTGAGCCGGTGACGGATAGCTTCGACTACATCCGGCGCGTGGAGATGATCCCGATGCGCGACGGCGTGAAGCTGCACACCGTGATCCTGATTCCCAAAGGCGCCAAGGATGCTCCCATCCTGCTCACGCGTACGCCTTACAACGCCGATGAGCTCACCAGCCACGACGCCCGCGGCAGCGGAGAAACCGGAGCTCTCAGCTCCCACCTCGCCCCCATGCTCGTAGGCTACGACAACGCCACCGAGGTGATCATCGAAGGCGGATACATTCGCGTAGTGCAGGACGTACGCGGCAAATACGGATCAGAGGGCGACTACGTGATGAACCGTCCGCTGCACGGGCCGCAAAATCCAACGCCGGTGGACCACGCTACTGATACCTACGACACCATTGACTGGCTGGTGAAGAACATCCCGGAGAGCAACGGCCGGGTCGGCATTCTTGGCATCTCCTACGACGGATTCCTGCCGCTCATGGCGCTGGTGAATCCGCATCCCGCGCTCAAGGTCTCCGTGCCCATGAACCCGATGGTGGACGGCTGGATGGGCGATGACTGGTTCCACAACGGCGCCTTCCGCCAGCAGAACATGCCCTACATCTATGAGCAGGAGGCCACACACAAGAACGACGCCAAGTGGTGGTCAAGCAACTACGACGACTATGACATGTTCATGCAGGCCGGATCAGCCGGCGAGCTCGGCCGCCGCCGCGGACTCGAACAGGTCGGCTTCTGGCGCAAAATTCTCGCGCATCCCACCTACGACGCCTGGTGGCGCGATCAGGCGGTGGATAAGGTGCTGGCAGAACAGCCACTGAAAGTCCCGGTCATGCTGGTCCACAGCCTCTGGGACCAGGAAGATATTTACGGCGCCATCGCCGTCTACAAAGCGATCAAGCCGAAGGACACAAACAACGACAAAGTTTTTCTGGTCATGGGCCCCTGGCATCACGGGCAGGAGATCGGCGACGGCAGCGCGCTCGGAGCCCTGAAATTCAACAGCGATACCGCACTCTACTTCCGGCAAAACATCCTGCGTCCCTTTTTGGACCACTACCTCAAAAGCGATGCACCCAAATCCGACGTCGCTCCTGTCAACGCATTTGAAACCGGAACCAATACATGGCGCCAGCTTCCCGCATGGCCGGCTGGCTGCAGCAGCGGATGCACCATCAAGCCCACGCCGTTGTATCTGAGCGCAGGCCTGAAGCTGAGCTTCGCGGCGCCCAAAGCAGGTGATGCGGCATTCGATGAGTACATCTCCGACCCGGCAAAGCCCGTGCCCTTCCGCGCGCGTCCCATTCAGCCTGTCGCCTACGGCGCCGATTACTCCTGGCGGCGCTGGCTGGTGGATGACCAGCGCGAAGCCTCCGGCCGGCCCGATGTTTTAGCTTTCGTCTCCGATGTTCTGAGCGAGCCCGTGAAAATCAGCGGGCAACCCATCGTCAACCTGATGGCTTCGACCAGCGGAACCGATTCCGACTGGGTAGTCAAGGTGATTGACGTTTATCCCGACGAAGTAGCCGGCCACGCGCCCCTCGGCGGCTATCAGCTCATGGTCTCCGCCGATATCTTCCGCGGACGCTATCGCGAGAGCCTCGAAACCCCCAAGCCCATCGCGTCTGATAAACCGTTGCTCTACCACTTCGCCCTACCCACGGCCAACCACGTCTTTCTGCCCAGCCACAAGATCATGGTGCAGATCCAGTCAAGCTGGTTCCCGCTCTACGATCGCAATCCGCAGACGTTCGTGCAGAGCATCTTCTGGGCCAAGCCCGAGGACTACCGCAAAGCAACCCAGCGCATCTACCACGCGCCGGGACAGGCAAGCTTCATCGAACTGCCCGTTGTCGCAACGCCGTGA
- a CDS encoding WG repeat-containing protein produces MNSRPWFLPFPVLVLVTAGFLCGPAALPQAPRPGHAAGAKSRGNQSGPPFVVKKNGKYGFINRTGTMVIPPQYDNTYQFSEGLASVQVGDKWGFIDATGKMVIPPQYDLAWRFFEGMAGVQVGDKWGFIDKSGEMVIPARYDSNFLRFSDGLAAVVAGGSVGYIDKTGKMVIPPHYATITGNFSEGLAAVVVAIKAGPSGYIDKTGTMVIPAQYGLADEFSEGLAGVEVGAKYGYIDKTGTMVIPPLYDIAVSFSEGLARVRRAGDEKEGYIDKTGTMVIPPRYDNATEFSEGLAAVKIGEKWGFIDKTGTMVIAPQYDSANGFSEGLAPVWIGDKWGWIDKTGKYVWEPTK; encoded by the coding sequence ATGAACTCGCGACCATGGTTTCTCCCATTCCCTGTGCTGGTGCTGGTTACTGCCGGTTTTCTTTGTGGGCCGGCGGCGCTTCCGCAGGCCCCGCGGCCTGGCCATGCCGCGGGGGCAAAGTCCCGGGGCAACCAGAGCGGTCCGCCGTTTGTGGTCAAAAAGAATGGGAAGTACGGCTTCATTAACCGGACGGGCACGATGGTCATCCCGCCGCAATACGATAATACTTATCAATTCAGCGAAGGTCTGGCCAGCGTACAGGTTGGCGACAAGTGGGGTTTCATTGATGCGACCGGCAAGATGGTCATCCCGCCGCAGTACGATCTTGCCTGGCGCTTCTTCGAGGGGATGGCTGGAGTGCAGGTTGGCGACAAATGGGGCTTCATTGATAAGAGCGGCGAGATGGTCATCCCGGCACGGTACGACTCTAACTTTCTCCGCTTTTCCGACGGGCTGGCTGCCGTAGTGGCCGGGGGCTCCGTTGGCTACATTGACAAGACGGGCAAGATGGTTATCCCGCCACATTACGCCACTATCACCGGGAACTTCTCCGAAGGGTTGGCTGCGGTTGTGGTGGCCATTAAAGCCGGCCCCAGCGGCTACATTGACAAGACCGGCACGATGGTTATCCCGGCACAGTACGGCCTTGCCGATGAATTCTCCGAGGGGCTGGCCGGCGTGGAGGTCGGGGCTAAATATGGGTACATTGACAAGACCGGGACGATGGTCATCCCGCCGCTGTACGACATTGCCGTTAGCTTCTCCGAAGGGCTGGCTCGCGTGCGACGGGCCGGCGACGAAAAAGAGGGCTACATCGACAAGACCGGCACAATGGTCATCCCGCCCCGGTACGACAATGCAACTGAATTCTCAGAGGGGCTGGCTGCCGTGAAGATCGGGGAGAAATGGGGCTTCATCGACAAGACCGGCACAATGGTCATCGCGCCGCAGTACGACTCTGCCAATGGATTCTCCGAAGGGCTGGCGCCCGTCTGGATCGGCGACAAATGGGGCTGGATCGACAAGACCGGGAAGTATGTTTGGGAGCCAACAAAATAA